A region of the Cytobacillus luteolus genome:
TACCACTTGTTGTTAAACTCTACAATTGAATGATGTGTCGTCCAACCACTGACAGGTGTAAGAATTGTCCCTTTAAAAACGAATGGTCCTTGAGGATTTTCACTTACAGCGTATACAATTTTATGTGTCGTACCTGTGGAATAGGAAAGATAATATAGCCCATTGTATTTATGAACCCATGGACCTTCAAAAAATCTACGGTCTTCATCACCCGCAAGAATTGGATTTCCAAGTTCATCTATAATTGATATTTCCTGAGGCTCACTTTTAAAGGTGAGCATATCGTCACTTAACTCAGCTACTATTGGCCCCAAAGCAGGTTCAGATGGTTTTGGTCCTTCAGCATCTGAAAGGAATATTCTAGTTTGCCACTTTTCCAACTGTCCTCCCCATAGACCACCGAAATAAATATAGGATTTTGAATCTACATCCACTAATACAGCAGGATCTATACTGAAGCTACCCGGTATGTAATCTTTCTCAGCTGTAAATGGCCCAGCAGGATGAGAACTAGATGCTACACCAATTCTAAAAATACCATCTTTATCTCTTGCGGGGAAAAACAAGTAATACGTATTGTTTTTAAAAGCAGCATCCGGTGCCCAAAGCTGTTTACTTGCCCAAGGAATATCTTTTAAGTGTAGGGCTTCACCATGATCTACGCATGGACCATTAAGATCTTCCAATGATAAAACATGATAATCCTCCATTTTATATTGGTCACCATTATCATTTGAAGGACCATCATGATCAAGGTCATGTGAGGGGTAAATATAAAGCTTTCCTTCAAAAACATGTGCAGAAGGGTCTGCAGTAAAAATATGCGTAACTATCGGTTCATTCGGTTTAGTTTCTTTCCCCATCCTTTTCCCTCCATTAACTAATATTAGTTGCTTTCAATACAAGTATAAAGGAAAAGAGTGGACTTTGTATATCCATTGAACTAACTTTTATGTATAAGATTATTATGATGTAATCTTAC
Encoded here:
- a CDS encoding glycoside hydrolase family 43 protein; protein product: MGKETKPNEPIVTHIFTADPSAHVFEGKLYIYPSHDLDHDGPSNDNGDQYKMEDYHVLSLEDLNGPCVDHGEALHLKDIPWASKQLWAPDAAFKNNTYYLFFPARDKDGIFRIGVASSSHPAGPFTAEKDYIPGSFSIDPAVLVDVDSKSYIYFGGLWGGQLEKWQTRIFLSDAEGPKPSEPALGPIVAELSDDMLTFKSEPQEISIIDELGNPILAGDEDRRFFEGPWVHKYNGLYYLSYSTGTTHKIVYAVSENPQGPFVFKGTILTPVSGWTTHHSIVEFNNKWYLFYHDCSLSGGVDHKRSVKFSELTYNEDGTIQTINPYGEK